In Oncorhynchus kisutch isolate 150728-3 linkage group LG5, Okis_V2, whole genome shotgun sequence, a genomic segment contains:
- the LOC109887423 gene encoding ELAV-like protein 1 isoform X2 translates to MAVRRGHIRYLKEVYDMSNGYEDHMGGGDEVTDAKTNLIVNYLPQSMSQDELRSLFSSIGEVESAKLIRDKVAGHSLGYGFVNYLTPSDAERAINTLNGLRLQSKTIKVSYARPSSDTIKDANLYISGLPKTMTQKDVEDMFARYGRIINSRVLVDQASGLSRGVAFIRFDKRAEAEDAIKDLNGQKPPGSAEPITVKFAASPNQAKNTQLISQLYHNQGRRFGGPVHHQAQRFRFSPMSVEHMSGMSGVSVPGNATSGWCIFIYNLGQDADEGILWQMFGPFGAVTNVKVIRDFNTNKCKGFGFVTMTNYEEAAMAIGSLNGYRLGDKILQVSFKTSKGHK, encoded by the exons ATGGCTGTTCGAAGAGGCCACATCAGGTACCTAAAA gaGGTGTATGACATGTCCAACGGCTACGAGGATCACatgggaggaggagatgaggtgaCGGATGCCAAGACCAACCTGATAGTCAACTACCTTCCCCAGAGCATGAGCCAGGACGAGCTACGCAGCCTCTTCAGCAGCATTGGCGAGGTGGAGTCCGCCAAGCTCATACGGGACAAAGTGGCAG GCCACAGTTTAGGGTACGGATTTGTTAACTATCTTACCCCTAGCGATGCAGAAAGAGCTATCAATACTCTGAATGGACTAAGGCTACAGTCTAAAACTATCAAG GTTTCATATGCGCGGCCGAGCTCTGACACCATTAAAGATGCCAACCTGTACATCAGTGGCCTGCCCAAGACCATGACCCAGAAAGACGTGGAGGACATGTTCGCTCGCTACGGACGCATCATCAACTCCCGGGTGCTGGTCGACCAGGCCTCTG GCCTGTCTCGGGGGGTGGCGTTCATCCGGTTTGACAAGCGAGCGGAGGCTGAGGACGCCATCAAAGACCTGAACGGACAGAAACCCCCCGGATccgctgagccaatcacagtgaAGTTTGCTGCCAGCCCCAACCAGGCCAAGAACACTCAGCTCATATCTCAGCTCTACCACAACCAGGGACGCCGCTTTGGAGGGCCAGTTCACCACCAGGCTCAGAGattcag GTTTTCTCCCATGTCTGTGGAACATATGAGCGGTATGTCTGGGGTGAGTGTGCCGGGGAACGCCACCTCTGGCTGGTGCATCTTCATCTACAACCTGGGCCAGGACGCCGACGAGGGCATCCTATGGCAGATGTTCGGGCCCTTCGGCGCCGTCACCAACGTCAAGGTCATCCGCGACTTCAACACCAACAAGTGCAAAGGCTTTGGCTTTGTTACCATGACGAACTACGAGGAGGCCGCCATGGCGATCGGCAGCCTCAACGGTTACCGCCTCGGGGACAAGATCCTACAGGTGTCGTTCAAGACCAGCAAAGGCCacaagtag
- the LOC109887423 gene encoding ELAV-like protein 1 isoform X1: MAVRRGHIRYLKEVYDMSNGYEDHMGGGDEVTDAKTNLIVNYLPQSMSQDELRSLFSSIGEVESAKLIRDKVAGTEHLVPQCTTGHSLGYGFVNYLTPSDAERAINTLNGLRLQSKTIKVSYARPSSDTIKDANLYISGLPKTMTQKDVEDMFARYGRIINSRVLVDQASGLSRGVAFIRFDKRAEAEDAIKDLNGQKPPGSAEPITVKFAASPNQAKNTQLISQLYHNQGRRFGGPVHHQAQRFRFSPMSVEHMSGMSGVSVPGNATSGWCIFIYNLGQDADEGILWQMFGPFGAVTNVKVIRDFNTNKCKGFGFVTMTNYEEAAMAIGSLNGYRLGDKILQVSFKTSKGHK; encoded by the exons ATGGCTGTTCGAAGAGGCCACATCAGGTACCTAAAA gaGGTGTATGACATGTCCAACGGCTACGAGGATCACatgggaggaggagatgaggtgaCGGATGCCAAGACCAACCTGATAGTCAACTACCTTCCCCAGAGCATGAGCCAGGACGAGCTACGCAGCCTCTTCAGCAGCATTGGCGAGGTGGAGTCCGCCAAGCTCATACGGGACAAAGTGGCAGGTACGGAACACCTTGTCCCACAATGCACTACAG GCCACAGTTTAGGGTACGGATTTGTTAACTATCTTACCCCTAGCGATGCAGAAAGAGCTATCAATACTCTGAATGGACTAAGGCTACAGTCTAAAACTATCAAG GTTTCATATGCGCGGCCGAGCTCTGACACCATTAAAGATGCCAACCTGTACATCAGTGGCCTGCCCAAGACCATGACCCAGAAAGACGTGGAGGACATGTTCGCTCGCTACGGACGCATCATCAACTCCCGGGTGCTGGTCGACCAGGCCTCTG GCCTGTCTCGGGGGGTGGCGTTCATCCGGTTTGACAAGCGAGCGGAGGCTGAGGACGCCATCAAAGACCTGAACGGACAGAAACCCCCCGGATccgctgagccaatcacagtgaAGTTTGCTGCCAGCCCCAACCAGGCCAAGAACACTCAGCTCATATCTCAGCTCTACCACAACCAGGGACGCCGCTTTGGAGGGCCAGTTCACCACCAGGCTCAGAGattcag GTTTTCTCCCATGTCTGTGGAACATATGAGCGGTATGTCTGGGGTGAGTGTGCCGGGGAACGCCACCTCTGGCTGGTGCATCTTCATCTACAACCTGGGCCAGGACGCCGACGAGGGCATCCTATGGCAGATGTTCGGGCCCTTCGGCGCCGTCACCAACGTCAAGGTCATCCGCGACTTCAACACCAACAAGTGCAAAGGCTTTGGCTTTGTTACCATGACGAACTACGAGGAGGCCGCCATGGCGATCGGCAGCCTCAACGGTTACCGCCTCGGGGACAAGATCCTACAGGTGTCGTTCAAGACCAGCAAAGGCCacaagtag
- the LOC109887423 gene encoding ELAV-like protein 1 isoform X3, with amino-acid sequence MTQKDVEDMFARYGRIINSRVLVDQASGLSRGVAFIRFDKRAEAEDAIKDLNGQKPPGSAEPITVKFAASPNQAKNTQLISQLYHNQGRRFGGPVHHQAQRFRFSPMSVEHMSGMSGVSVPGNATSGWCIFIYNLGQDADEGILWQMFGPFGAVTNVKVIRDFNTNKCKGFGFVTMTNYEEAAMAIGSLNGYRLGDKILQVSFKTSKGHK; translated from the exons ATGACCCAGAAAGACGTGGAGGACATGTTCGCTCGCTACGGACGCATCATCAACTCCCGGGTGCTGGTCGACCAGGCCTCTG GCCTGTCTCGGGGGGTGGCGTTCATCCGGTTTGACAAGCGAGCGGAGGCTGAGGACGCCATCAAAGACCTGAACGGACAGAAACCCCCCGGATccgctgagccaatcacagtgaAGTTTGCTGCCAGCCCCAACCAGGCCAAGAACACTCAGCTCATATCTCAGCTCTACCACAACCAGGGACGCCGCTTTGGAGGGCCAGTTCACCACCAGGCTCAGAGattcag GTTTTCTCCCATGTCTGTGGAACATATGAGCGGTATGTCTGGGGTGAGTGTGCCGGGGAACGCCACCTCTGGCTGGTGCATCTTCATCTACAACCTGGGCCAGGACGCCGACGAGGGCATCCTATGGCAGATGTTCGGGCCCTTCGGCGCCGTCACCAACGTCAAGGTCATCCGCGACTTCAACACCAACAAGTGCAAAGGCTTTGGCTTTGTTACCATGACGAACTACGAGGAGGCCGCCATGGCGATCGGCAGCCTCAACGGTTACCGCCTCGGGGACAAGATCCTACAGGTGTCGTTCAAGACCAGCAAAGGCCacaagtag
- the LOC109906796 gene encoding excitatory amino acid transporter 5-like, whose translation MECIKHIIKSMVSVKVWAYIKGYCKRNGLLTLSVIAVVSGCVLGFSLRSFNLSTQAKIYFSFPGELLMRMLKMLILPLITSSLMSGLSAMDTKASGRLGVLTITYYLWTTFIAVIVGIILVLVIHPGTGTEKDGHRAGSGPVMTSADALLDLIRNMIPSNLIEATFQQYRTDLVPIVASSLVESQANYVYVMPDHNNPQLGHPVFLEITPAPDIKYKIVPGHSSGMNVLGIVIFSATMGLLLGKMGERGAPLVNVCQCVNECVMKIINAAMWYFPFGIVFLVAGKILDMHDPAHLGEKLGMYFITVLAGLFVHGLILLPLFYFVITRKNPFTYIRGLLQALVIALATSSSSATLPITMKCLLENCGVDRQIARFVLPVGATINMDGTALYEAVAAIFIAQVNEYELDFGQLVTISITATAASIGAAGIPQAGLVTMVIVLTSVGLPPADITLIVAIDWVLDRFRTMINVLGDALAAGIMCHLCKKDFERRESNANSARRDTVISFGGQSVQSCALSEAPLMDYAHRCDYVYEVEGDCVTERSGPTYNLCQV comes from the exons ATGGAGTGCATAAAGCACATTATAAAGAGCATGGTCTCTGTGAAGGTTTGGGCGTACATCAAGGGCTACTGTAAACGCAACGGGTTGCTAACGCTCTCGGTCATCGCCGTGGTTTCTGGCTGTGTGCTCGGCTTCTCCCTCCGCAGCTTCAACCTCTCCACGCAG GCTAAGATCTACTTCTCGTTCCCTGGAGAACTGCTGATGAGGATGTTGAAGATGCTGATCCTGCCTCTCATCACATCCAG TCTGATGTCGGGGCTGTCAGCCATGGACACTAAGGCCAGCGGGCGGCTGGGGGTGCTAACCATCACTTACTACCTGTGGACCACCTTCATCGCTGTCATCGTCGGCATCATCCTGGTGCTGGTCATCCACCCTGGTACGGGCACAGAGAAGGACGGGCACAGAGCAGGGTCAGGGCCCGTTATGACTTCTGCTGATGCTCTGCTGGACCTCATCAG GAACATGATTCCCTCCAATCTGATAGAGGCAACTTTTCAACAGTACCGTACAGACCTGGTGCCCATAGTGGCCTCCAGTTTGGTGGAGTCCCAGGCCAACTACGTCTACGTGATGCCCGACCACAACAACCCTCAGCTGGGCCACCCGGTCTTCCTGGAGATCACCCCAGCTCCAGACATCAAGTACAAGATCGTCCCTGGCCACAGCTCTGGCATGAACGTACTGGGGATTGTCATCTTCTCTGCTACTatgg GCCTGCTCCTGGGGAAGATGGGCGAGAGAGGCGCTCCATTGGtcaatgtgtgtcagtgtgtcaacGAGTGTGTTATGAAGATCATCAATGCTGCCATGTG GTATTTCCCTTTCggcattgtgttcctggtagcaGGGAAGATCCTGGACATGCATGACCCCGCCCACCTGGGAGAGAAGCTGGGGATGTACTTCATCACAGTGTTAGCCGGCCTGTTTGTCCATGGACTCATCCTGCTGCCGCTCTTCTACTTTGTAATCACACGCAAAAACCCCTTCACCTACATCAGAGGCCTGCTACAGGCTCTGGTCATCGCCCTGGCAACCTCCTCCAGTTCTGCCACCCTGCCCATCACCATGAAGTGTCTGTTGGAGAACTGTGGAGTGGACAGACAGATCGCCAGGTTTGTCCTTCCAGTGGGAGCCACCATCAACATGGATGGGACAGCCCTCTACGAGGCCGTGGCAGCCATTTTTATCGCTCAGGTCAACGAGTACGAACTGGACTTTGGTCAGCTGGTCACCATCAG TATCACAGCAACAGCGGCCAGTATCGGGGCTGCTGGGATTCCGCAGGCGGGCCTGGTTACCATGGTGATCGTCTTGACCTCTGTGGGGCTGCCGCCCGCTGACATCACACTGATCGTGGCCATCGACTGGGTCCT GGATCGTTTCAGGACCATGATCAATGTGTTGGGAGACGCTCTGGCTGCAGGCATCATGTGTCACCTCTGTAAGAAGGACTTTGAGAGGAGGGAGTCAAACGCTAACTCTGCCCGG AGGGACACAGTGATCTCCTTCGGTGGCCAGAGTGTCCAGAGTTGTGCCCTGTCCGAAGCTCCTCTCATGGACTATGCCCATCGCTGTGACTATGTCTACGAGGTGGAAGGTGACTGTGTCACAGAGAGATCTGGCCCCACTTACAACCTGTGTCAAGTTTAG